One Triplophysa rosa linkage group LG9, Trosa_1v2, whole genome shotgun sequence genomic window carries:
- the matn3b gene encoding matrilin-3b isoform X1, producing the protein MTRFISLFVFYFSGFLMGVQGTYGPYIRNQNQLYVDRQRSHFPPNMPGQGNSINFGAPAELCKSRPLDLVFIIDSSRSVRPAEFEKVKIFLSDMVNSLDIGSDATRAALVNYASTVKIEFLLKKYFSKADIKQALSRIDPLSTGTMTGLAIKTAMEQVFTEEAGMRPQKKNIPKVAIIVTDGRPQDKVEEVAAAARTSGIEIYAIGVDRAEMRSLKFMASQPMEDHVFYVETYGVIEKLTSKFRESLCEEARGGLSENPCMCEAQIAFQKKVHNSIQQLTSKLDDITNRVQQFDIRRE; encoded by the exons ATGACGCGCTTTATTAgcctttttgtcttttatttctcTGGGTTTTTAATGGGGGTACAAGGCACGTATGGCCCATACATACGGAACCAGAACCAGCTGTACGTGGACCGCCAGAGATCTCACTTCCCTCCTAATATGCCTGGACAGGGGAACTCTATTAATTTTGGAG CTCCAGCCGAACTCTGCAAGAGCCGGCCGCTGGACCTGGTCTTCATAATTGACAGTTCTCGTAGCGTTCGCCCTGCCGAGTTTGAGAAGGTGAAAATATTCCTTTCCGATATGGTTAACTCGCTGGATATTGGCTCAGATGCCACGCGAGCGGCCCTGGTCAACTACGCCAGTACTGTCAAGATTGAGTTCCTCCTGAAAAAGTACTTCAGCAAAGCAGACATCAAGCAAGCTTTGTCCCGTATTGATCCGCTCTCTACAGGAACCATGACTGGCTTGGCCATCAAAACTGCCATGGAGCAGGTTTTTACAGAAGAAGCAGGGATGCGGCCACAGAAGAAGAACATCCCTAAGGTGGCCATCATTGTGACCGATGGGAGACCGCAGGATAAAGTGGAAGAGGTGGCAGCAGCTGCAAGGACTTCTGGGATTGAAATATATGCCATTGGAGTGGATAGAGCAGAAATGCGGTCTCTTAAATTTATGGCAAGCCAGCCTATGGAAGATCATGTGTTCTATGTGGAAACATATGGCGTAATCGAGAAACTCACATCCAAGTTCAGGGAGTCTCTCTGTG AGGAGGCGAGAGGGGGTTTATCAGAGAATCCCTGCATGTGTGAAGCTCAGATCGCATTTCAGAAGAAGGTCCACAACAGCATACAGCAGCTTACCAGCAAAC TGGATGACATCACAAACAGGGTGCAACAGTTTGATATCCGTCGGGAATAG
- the matn3b gene encoding matrilin-3b isoform X2 codes for MTRFISLFVFYFSGFLMGVQGTYGPYIRNQNQLYVDRQRSHFPPNMPGQGNSINFGAHGFNHRFHGYHHHHPHHHQQRPPWKGPPFNYHHPVLPVQPISPVLPVRPISPVIPIRPISPVQTVVPTTPRTPVTSPAPTVPMPPLTTVATFPPPPPTQSTTTHPPVSTTRATTAPAEPPTVPAPAELCKSRPLDLVFIIDSSRSVRPAEFEKVKIFLSDMVNSLDIGSDATRAALVNYASTVKIEFLLKKYFSKADIKQALSRIDPLSTGTMTGLAIKTAMEQVFTEEAGMRPQKKNIPKVAIIVTDGRPQDKVEEVAAAARTSGIEIYAIGVDRAEMRSLKFMASQPMEDHVFYVETYGVIEKLTSKFRESLCGFDACALGHNCEHFCVNNNASYFCKCREGYVLNSDKKTCAKQTNEEARGGLSENPCMCEAQIAFQKKVHNSIQQLTSKLDDITNRVQQFDIRRE; via the exons ATGACGCGCTTTATTAgcctttttgtcttttatttctcTGGGTTTTTAATGGGGGTACAAGGCACGTATGGCCCATACATACGGAACCAGAACCAGCTGTACGTGGACCGCCAGAGATCTCACTTCCCTCCTAATATGCCTGGACAGGGGAACTCTATTAATTTTGGAG CTCATGGCTTTAATCACAGGTTTCATGgctatcatcatcatcatcctcaccATCATCAGCAGCGGCCACCCTGGAAAGGGCCTCCTTTTAATTACCACCATCCTGTTTTACCTGTCCAACCCATCTCACCTGTCTTACCCGTTCGACCCATCTCACCTGTCATACCCATCCGACCCATCTCACCTGTCCAAACCGTTGTGCCAACAACACCCAgaacaccagtgacatcaccTGCCCCAACAGTGCCCATGCCACCACTCACCACGGTAGCCACCTTTCCCCCACCTCCTCCAACACAGAGTACAACCACTCATCCACCGGTCAGTACCACTCGTGCCACAACTGCCCCTGCTGAACCTCCCACGGTCCCAG CTCCAGCCGAACTCTGCAAGAGCCGGCCGCTGGACCTGGTCTTCATAATTGACAGTTCTCGTAGCGTTCGCCCTGCCGAGTTTGAGAAGGTGAAAATATTCCTTTCCGATATGGTTAACTCGCTGGATATTGGCTCAGATGCCACGCGAGCGGCCCTGGTCAACTACGCCAGTACTGTCAAGATTGAGTTCCTCCTGAAAAAGTACTTCAGCAAAGCAGACATCAAGCAAGCTTTGTCCCGTATTGATCCGCTCTCTACAGGAACCATGACTGGCTTGGCCATCAAAACTGCCATGGAGCAGGTTTTTACAGAAGAAGCAGGGATGCGGCCACAGAAGAAGAACATCCCTAAGGTGGCCATCATTGTGACCGATGGGAGACCGCAGGATAAAGTGGAAGAGGTGGCAGCAGCTGCAAGGACTTCTGGGATTGAAATATATGCCATTGGAGTGGATAGAGCAGAAATGCGGTCTCTTAAATTTATGGCAAGCCAGCCTATGGAAGATCATGTGTTCTATGTGGAAACATATGGCGTAATCGAGAAACTCACATCCAAGTTCAGGGAGTCTCTCTGTG GATTCGATGCTTGTGCACTTGGGCACAACTGCGAACATTTTTGTGTCAACAACAATGCTTCTTATTTCTGCAAGTGCAGGGAGGGATATGTCCTCAACTCAGATAAGAAAACATGCGCTAAGCAGACAAACG AGGAGGCGAGAGGGGGTTTATCAGAGAATCCCTGCATGTGTGAAGCTCAGATCGCATTTCAGAAGAAGGTCCACAACAGCATACAGCAGCTTACCAGCAAAC TGGATGACATCACAAACAGGGTGCAACAGTTTGATATCCGTCGGGAATAG